A DNA window from Mucilaginibacter xinganensis contains the following coding sequences:
- a CDS encoding Crp/Fnr family transcriptional regulator, producing MNKNNFVLYLSGIAPLSGPLKQELFELLHEENYKPRQILFSPGQQENRLCFIQNGFARNYYYDAFGNDQTVRFWHTGDILLSYQGYWGQPAYFYTEIMEATKLVSLKYDDLRMLLIKFPETAVLVKTIVSRYHQEENQKQRLISLSAEQRFREMRKNNRLVFQKAPLKIIASYLNMSRETLSRMISKG from the coding sequence ATGAATAAGAATAATTTCGTCCTTTACCTTTCAGGAATAGCCCCGTTATCCGGGCCGCTGAAGCAGGAGTTGTTTGAATTACTGCACGAGGAAAATTACAAGCCCCGGCAAATTCTATTTTCGCCGGGGCAGCAGGAGAACCGCTTGTGCTTTATCCAAAACGGCTTTGCCCGAAATTACTATTACGACGCATTTGGCAACGATCAAACCGTGAGGTTTTGGCACACCGGTGACATCCTCCTGTCTTACCAGGGCTACTGGGGCCAGCCGGCATACTTTTACACCGAAATAATGGAAGCCACCAAATTGGTGTCGTTAAAATATGACGACCTGCGCATGCTGCTTATCAAATTCCCCGAAACAGCCGTACTGGTTAAAACCATAGTCAGCAGGTATCACCAGGAGGAGAACCAGAAACAACGGTTAATTTCTTTAAGTGCAGAACAGCGCTTCCGCGAGATGAGAAAAAACAACCGGCTGGTATTTCAGAAAGCACCGTTAAAAATTATTGCATCCTACCTCAACATGAGCAGGGAAACATTAAGCAGGATGATTTCAAAAGGCTAA
- a CDS encoding DoxX family protein, with protein MALLNKLGNYRNFGLLIIRVGLGLMFIFHGYPKLLGGQKEWEQTGSAMGYVGIHFLPTVWGLLAALTETVGGVLLILGLGFRLVCLLMVINLLVAIEFHLHQSGEMGGLMGASHAIEDCIMFAGLLFVGPGKYSVDKK; from the coding sequence ATGGCGCTTTTAAACAAATTAGGAAATTACAGAAATTTTGGCCTCCTCATTATCAGGGTTGGCCTGGGGCTCATGTTTATTTTTCATGGCTATCCTAAACTCCTGGGCGGGCAAAAGGAATGGGAACAAACCGGCAGTGCTATGGGCTACGTGGGCATCCATTTTTTACCAACGGTATGGGGCTTACTTGCAGCACTTACAGAAACCGTTGGTGGTGTTTTGTTAATCCTGGGACTTGGCTTTAGGCTGGTATGTTTACTTATGGTAATCAACCTGTTGGTAGCAATTGAGTTCCACCTTCACCAAAGCGGCGAAATGGGCGGCCTGATGGGAGCATCCCATGCTATTGAAGATTGCATTATGTTTGCAGGTCTGCTTTTTGTTGGCCCCGGCAAGTACAGTGTGGATAAGAAATAA
- a CDS encoding S66 peptidase family protein, whose protein sequence is MQNAAASPLFPPYLKAGDKIAITCPAKKLPNPMTDAIKLLQSWGLEVVLGDTLTASCHQFAGDDAFRAKDMQRFIDDDSVKAIIAARGGYGTVRMIDLVNFDRFAQNPKWVVGFSDITLLHSHLFANFNAPGIHGQMPMTIPDASARSLDTLRKALFGEEISYRLAPNALNRQGEAEGVLIGGNLSMLLSASGSVSEPDYAGKILFIEDIGEYLYAVDRMLRTLKRAGKLQHLKGLIVGGFTDLKDNDIPFGQTVPEMVMEVVKAYQYPVCFDFPAGHVADNCSLVLGKKLNLSVTGTGVNITYP, encoded by the coding sequence ATGCAAAACGCTGCCGCATCTCCTTTATTTCCGCCTTACTTAAAAGCGGGCGACAAAATTGCCATCACCTGCCCTGCAAAAAAATTACCCAACCCTATGACGGATGCCATAAAACTGCTGCAATCCTGGGGACTGGAAGTGGTTTTGGGTGATACGCTAACTGCTTCCTGTCACCAGTTTGCCGGCGACGATGCCTTCAGGGCCAAAGACATGCAGCGCTTTATTGATGACGACAGCGTTAAGGCTATCATTGCGGCACGCGGCGGCTACGGAACCGTCAGGATGATCGACCTGGTGAATTTCGACCGGTTCGCGCAAAACCCCAAGTGGGTGGTAGGCTTCAGCGATATTACCCTGCTTCACAGTCATCTATTTGCCAATTTTAATGCCCCCGGCATTCACGGGCAAATGCCCATGACCATCCCCGATGCATCCGCGCGTTCACTGGATACTTTACGTAAAGCATTATTTGGCGAAGAGATCAGCTACCGCCTGGCGCCCAATGCTTTAAACCGGCAGGGGGAAGCAGAGGGCGTGCTGATAGGCGGCAACCTCTCCATGCTGCTATCAGCCTCAGGCTCCGTTTCGGAACCGGATTACGCAGGGAAGATCTTATTTATTGAAGATATAGGCGAGTACCTGTATGCTGTTGACCGCATGCTCCGCACCCTGAAACGGGCGGGTAAACTACAACACCTTAAAGGCTTGATTGTAGGCGGCTTTACCGACCTGAAGGATAACGACATCCCCTTTGGCCAAACCGTTCCCGAAATGGTGATGGAGGTGGTAAAGGCTTACCAGTACCCGGTTTGCTTTGATTTCCCCGCCGGGCACGTGGCCGATAATTGCAGCCTGGTGTTAGGTAAAAAATTAAATTTATCAGTAACCGGTACGGGGGTAAATATTACTTATCCCTAA